A window of Carassius carassius chromosome 44, fCarCar2.1, whole genome shotgun sequence contains these coding sequences:
- the LOC132126413 gene encoding ADP-ribosylation factor 4-like has protein sequence MGNYFSQIFSRLFPKKQIRLLMVGLDAAGKTTVLYKLKLGEVVTTIPTIGFNVETVEYKNISFTVWDVGGQTKIRGLWKYYYQYTEVQYKHDCIQYDFAVILLCVCVIQGLIFLISLSQWFVQATCAVQGSGLYEGLDWLSDQLSRRP, from the exons ATGGGCAACTATTTCTCTCAGATTTTCTCTCGTCTCTTTCCGAAAAAGCAGATTCGGTTGCTTATGG TTGGTCTGGATGCAGCAGGGAAAACAACAGTGCTCTACAAACTCAAACTCGGTGAAGTTGTCACAACTATTCCAACTATTG gtTTTAATGTTGAAACAGTTGAATATAAAAACATCTCCTTCACTGTGTGGGATGTTGGTGGTCAGACCAAAATCAGAGGTCTTTGGAAATATTATTATCAGTACACTGAGGTACAATACAAACACGACTGTATCCAGTATGATTTTGCGGTTATATTAT tgtgtgtttgtgtgattcagggcctgatctttctgatctctctctctcagtggttTGTTCAGGCTACATGTGCGGTTCAAGGGTCAGGTTTATATGAAGGACTGGATTGGCTCTCAGATCAACTGTCCAGACGACCGTAA
- the LOC132126412 gene encoding ADP-ribosylation factor 4-like — translation MGVFFSNLFSRLFEKKEMRLLMVGLDAAGKTTVLYKLKLGEVVTTIPTIGFNVETVEYRNISFTVWDVGGQDVIRRLWRHYYQNTKGLIFVVDSSDHDRIETAAEELNAMLAEDEMRDAVLLVLANKQDLPKAMPVHELTDRLGLHALRGRQWFVQATCAVQGSGLYEGLDWLSDQLSRR, via the exons atgggCGTCTTCTTCTCTAACCTTTTCTCGCGTCTCTTCGAGAAGAAAGAGATGAGGTTGCTTATGG TTGGTCTGGATGCAGCAGGGAAAACAACAGTGCTCTACAAACTCAAACTCGGTGAAGTTGTCACAACTATTCCAACTATTG GTTTTAACGTGGAGACAGTTGAATATAGAAACATCTCCTTCACCGTGTGGGATGTCGGCGGTCAGGACGTTATCAGACGCCTCTGGAGACATTACTATCAGAACACTAAG GGTCTGATCTTTGTGGTGGACAGCAGTGATCATGACCGGATTGAAACAGCAGCAGAGGAACTAAACGCGATGCTGGCGGAGGACGAGATGAGAGACGCGGTTCTGTTAGTTCTTGCTAACAAGCAGGATTTACCCAAAGCCATGCCGGTCCACGAGCTGACAGACAGACTGGGTTTACACGCACTGAGAGGACgacag tggttTGTTCAGGCTACATGTGCGGTTCAAGGGTCAGGTTTATATGAAGGACTGGATTGGCTCTCAGATCAACTTTCCAGACGATAA